One Streptomyces sp. B21-105 genomic region harbors:
- a CDS encoding sensor histidine kinase, giving the protein MVTAWWLPVAALTGAGAAGLPTFWRMRRKASARVAELARLEHLVERRAEQVTALSHELRTPLSMIKGAVDLLRERSPGPLTAAQERLLLVADHQSTQVISLCESLLIQAKIEAGLFTPRMERVDVSVVARDVVTAMRPLCAQRDQRVGLDVPQVMPRIPADPMLLRQALTNLLSNASRFTTTGGSIDVRVALIDTGVAVYVTDDGAGMTRAERHRLFHRFATGRPLADGTGLGLVITKTVVELHGGEIMVHTASSRGTTFLLTLPDAS; this is encoded by the coding sequence ATGGTCACCGCCTGGTGGTTGCCGGTGGCGGCGCTGACAGGCGCGGGCGCCGCCGGTCTGCCGACGTTCTGGCGCATGCGCCGGAAGGCCTCGGCGCGGGTGGCGGAGCTGGCCCGGCTGGAGCACCTGGTGGAGCGCCGGGCCGAGCAGGTCACCGCGCTCAGCCACGAGCTGCGCACCCCGCTCAGCATGATCAAGGGCGCGGTGGATCTGCTGCGGGAGAGGTCGCCGGGGCCGCTGACCGCGGCGCAGGAGCGGTTGCTGCTGGTCGCCGACCATCAGTCGACGCAGGTCATCAGTCTGTGCGAGAGCCTGCTGATCCAGGCGAAGATCGAGGCGGGGCTGTTCACGCCGCGCATGGAGAGGGTGGACGTGTCGGTGGTGGCGCGGGACGTCGTCACCGCGATGCGGCCGCTGTGCGCCCAGCGCGACCAGCGGGTCGGTCTGGACGTCCCGCAGGTGATGCCGCGGATCCCGGCGGACCCGATGCTGCTGCGACAGGCGCTGACGAACCTGCTGTCGAACGCGAGCCGGTTCACCACCACCGGCGGGAGCATCGACGTCCGCGTCGCGCTCATCGACACCGGCGTCGCCGTGTACGTCACCGACGACGGCGCCGGCATGACCCGGGCCGAGCGGCACCGGCTGTTCCACCGCTTCGCCACCGGACGGCCGCTGGCCGACGGGACGGGTCTCGGCCTCGTGATCACGAAGACGGTGGTGGAGCTGCACGGAGGCGAGATCATGGTGCACACCGCGTCGTCCCGCGGGACGACGTTCCTGCTGACCCTCCCCGACGCGTCATGA
- a CDS encoding TetR/AcrR family transcriptional regulator produces the protein MPSSRRTARQADLLERLVALVTAEGFAHLTLDDLAERLRCSKTTLYQLARSKQGLVVEAVKHYFRGATEAVEKRVALTAEPSDRVRAYLTAVAEQLRPLSRRFLDDVADFPPAREVYEANTRMAAERVRRLIAEGVSDGAFREVHTAFVGEVAAATMRQIQTGELQARTGLTDAQAYEQLASLIVHAVSS, from the coding sequence ATGCCGTCCTCCCGCCGCACCGCCAGACAGGCCGACCTGCTGGAACGACTCGTCGCACTGGTGACGGCGGAGGGGTTCGCCCATCTCACGCTCGACGATCTCGCCGAGCGGCTGCGCTGCTCCAAGACGACGCTGTACCAGCTCGCGCGCAGCAAGCAGGGGCTGGTCGTCGAGGCGGTCAAGCACTACTTCCGCGGGGCGACCGAGGCCGTCGAGAAGCGGGTGGCGCTGACGGCCGAGCCCTCGGACCGCGTGCGGGCCTACCTGACCGCCGTGGCCGAGCAGCTGCGCCCGCTCTCCCGCCGCTTCCTCGACGACGTGGCGGACTTCCCGCCCGCCCGCGAGGTGTACGAGGCCAACACGCGGATGGCCGCCGAGCGGGTGCGCCGGCTGATCGCGGAAGGCGTGTCGGACGGCGCCTTCCGCGAGGTGCACACCGCGTTCGTCGGCGAGGTCGCCGCCGCCACCATGCGGCAGATCCAGACGGGCGAGCTGCAGGCGCGCACGGGACTGACCGACGCGCAGGCCTACGAACAGCTCGCCTCACTGATCGTGCACGCCGTCTCCTCCTGA
- a CDS encoding acyl-CoA dehydrogenase family protein: MPATRALPTEEAVELIQLTRTLAAKELAPRVADAEADGAFPRDVFRTLGRSGLLGLPFAEEDGGADQPYGVYLQVLEEVAAVWSSVAVGISVHALSCFPLARFGSAEQRRRWLPDMLAGDMLGAYCLSEPHAGSDPAAMLTRAVRDGDAYVLNGTKAWTTHGGYADFYTVMARTSDDRTHGISCFLVPADAPGLSADPPERKMGLTGSATATMRFEDVRVPVERRIGEEGQGLKIALASLDCGRLGIAAVATGLAQGALDHAVRYARERETFGKPIIEHQGLAFVLADMGAAIESARATALAAARLKDLGLPFTREASIAKLVATDNAMKVTTDAVQVLGGYGYTRDFPVERFMREAKVMQIFEGTNQIQRMIISRALDRDEGGVLTVLGKE; the protein is encoded by the coding sequence ATGCCTGCCACCCGCGCCCTGCCGACCGAGGAAGCCGTCGAGCTCATCCAGCTCACGCGTACCCTCGCCGCCAAGGAACTCGCACCCCGGGTCGCCGACGCGGAGGCGGACGGGGCGTTCCCCCGGGACGTCTTCCGCACCCTCGGCCGCAGCGGCCTGCTCGGGCTGCCCTTCGCCGAGGAGGACGGCGGGGCGGACCAGCCCTACGGCGTCTACCTCCAGGTCCTCGAGGAGGTCGCCGCGGTCTGGTCGAGCGTCGCCGTGGGGATCTCCGTGCACGCCCTGTCCTGCTTCCCGCTGGCCCGGTTCGGCAGCGCGGAGCAGCGGCGCAGGTGGCTGCCGGACATGCTGGCCGGTGACATGCTCGGCGCGTACTGCCTGTCCGAGCCGCACGCCGGCTCCGATCCGGCGGCCATGCTCACCCGCGCGGTCCGCGACGGCGACGCCTATGTGCTGAACGGCACCAAGGCGTGGACCACGCACGGCGGCTACGCCGACTTCTACACGGTCATGGCCCGCACCTCCGACGACCGGACGCACGGCATCTCCTGCTTCCTCGTCCCGGCCGACGCCCCCGGGCTCAGCGCCGACCCGCCGGAGCGCAAGATGGGCCTGACGGGCTCGGCGACCGCGACCATGCGGTTCGAGGACGTCCGGGTGCCCGTCGAACGCCGGATCGGGGAGGAGGGGCAGGGGCTGAAGATCGCGCTCGCCTCCCTCGACTGCGGCCGCCTGGGCATCGCCGCCGTCGCCACCGGTCTCGCCCAGGGCGCCTTGGACCACGCGGTGCGCTACGCGCGCGAACGGGAGACCTTCGGCAAGCCGATCATCGAGCACCAGGGCCTGGCCTTCGTGCTCGCCGACATGGGCGCCGCCATCGAGTCGGCGCGGGCCACCGCGCTGGCCGCCGCCCGGCTGAAGGACCTCGGCCTGCCCTTCACGCGGGAGGCGTCCATCGCCAAACTCGTGGCCACGGACAACGCCATGAAGGTGACCACGGACGCCGTGCAGGTCCTCGGGGGGTACGGATACACCCGTGACTTCCCGGTGGAGCGTTTCATGCGCGAGGCCAAGGTCATGCAGATCTTCGAAGGAACCAACCAGATCCAGCGCATGATCATCTCCCGTGCGCTGGACCGCGACGAGGGCGGTGTGCTCACCGTCCTCGGCAAGGAGTGA
- a CDS encoding SDR family NAD(P)-dependent oxidoreductase, with protein sequence MQLENTAALVTGGASGLGAATAQALAGRGARVFALDLKDGVDKAPEVDGVTYVPADVTDPEQVRAAVATAAGSGVPLRTVVNCAGIGPSARILGKKGVHDLGLYAKVIQINLIGTFNVLALASEAIAGTEADEDGQRGVIVNTASIAAYDGQIGQAAYASSKGGVVGLTLPAARDLAQYGIRVCTIAPGVVETPMLATVSEEFRASLAAGVPFPRRLARPEEYARLALTIVDHDYLNGETIRMDGALRMAPR encoded by the coding sequence ATGCAGCTCGAGAACACCGCCGCCCTCGTCACCGGCGGTGCGTCCGGCCTCGGCGCGGCCACCGCGCAGGCCCTCGCCGGGCGCGGCGCGCGGGTCTTCGCCCTCGACCTCAAGGACGGCGTCGACAAGGCGCCCGAGGTCGACGGCGTCACCTATGTGCCCGCCGACGTCACCGACCCCGAGCAGGTCCGGGCCGCCGTCGCGACCGCGGCCGGGTCGGGCGTGCCGTTGCGGACGGTCGTCAACTGCGCCGGCATCGGCCCGTCGGCGCGGATCCTCGGCAAGAAGGGCGTCCACGACCTCGGCCTGTACGCCAAGGTGATCCAGATCAACCTGATCGGCACGTTCAACGTGCTCGCGCTCGCCTCGGAGGCCATCGCCGGGACGGAGGCCGACGAGGACGGCCAGCGGGGTGTCATCGTCAACACCGCCTCGATCGCCGCGTACGACGGCCAGATCGGCCAGGCCGCGTACGCGTCCTCCAAGGGCGGGGTCGTCGGGCTGACCCTGCCGGCCGCCCGCGACCTGGCCCAGTACGGCATCCGGGTGTGCACCATCGCGCCGGGGGTCGTGGAGACGCCGATGCTGGCGACCGTGTCGGAGGAGTTCCGCGCCTCGCTCGCGGCCGGCGTGCCCTTCCCGCGCCGGCTGGCCCGCCCCGAGGAGTACGCCCGGCTCGCGCTGACGATCGTCGATCACGACTACCTCAACGGCGAGACCATCAGGATGGACGGCGCCCTGCGGATGGCACCCCGCTGA
- a CDS encoding ABC transporter substrate-binding protein — MTAAVLAAVVAAASGCAREAGDVDAAQDGGVVHVACGATEEWCAATTKQFAKTSGVKADFVRLSSGEALARIQAGKGNAEFDVWYGGPADGYAAAGDQKLLEPYVSPNAAVIPAKYKDASGLWTGVYVGVLGFCSNSALLKEKGLSAPRSWADLLDPKLKDDVGIAHPSTSGTAYTALWTQVQLAGGDEDKGLAYMRKLHPNVLQYTKSGSAPAQMTARGEVAVGVIFSHDCAATKEAGFPGLEVTFPAEGTGYETGGVALVKGGKDPVSARKFVDWALTPQAQEIGAGVKAYQVPTNPNAKVSHKVVDLAAVKLVDYDAARAGAAKSALTKRFDEEVAQAPKS; from the coding sequence GTGACGGCGGCGGTTCTGGCGGCCGTGGTCGCCGCCGCGAGCGGCTGTGCGCGCGAGGCGGGCGACGTCGACGCCGCGCAGGACGGCGGCGTCGTGCACGTCGCCTGCGGCGCCACCGAGGAGTGGTGCGCCGCCACCACGAAGCAGTTCGCGAAGACCTCCGGGGTGAAGGCCGACTTCGTCCGGCTCTCCAGCGGCGAGGCGCTGGCCCGGATCCAGGCCGGCAAGGGCAACGCGGAGTTCGACGTCTGGTACGGCGGCCCGGCGGACGGGTACGCGGCCGCCGGCGACCAGAAGCTGCTGGAGCCGTACGTGTCGCCGAACGCGGCCGTCATCCCCGCCAAGTACAAGGACGCCTCCGGTCTGTGGACCGGCGTCTACGTCGGGGTCCTCGGATTCTGCAGCAACAGCGCGCTGCTGAAGGAGAAGGGCCTCAGCGCCCCGCGGTCCTGGGCCGACCTGCTCGACCCGAAGCTGAAGGACGACGTCGGCATCGCGCACCCGTCGACGTCGGGCACGGCCTACACGGCCCTGTGGACGCAGGTGCAGCTGGCCGGCGGGGACGAGGACAAGGGCTTGGCGTACATGCGCAAGCTGCACCCCAACGTGCTGCAGTACACCAAGTCCGGCTCGGCGCCGGCGCAGATGACGGCGCGCGGCGAGGTCGCCGTCGGCGTCATCTTCTCCCATGACTGCGCGGCCACCAAGGAGGCCGGTTTCCCGGGTCTGGAGGTGACCTTCCCCGCCGAGGGCACGGGCTACGAGACCGGCGGCGTCGCGCTGGTCAAGGGCGGTAAGGACCCGGTGAGCGCGCGGAAGTTCGTCGACTGGGCGCTCACCCCGCAGGCGCAGGAGATAGGCGCCGGCGTCAAGGCGTACCAGGTCCCCACCAACCCGAACGCCAAGGTGTCCCACAAGGTCGTGGACCTGGCCGCCGTCAAGCTGGTGGACTACGACGCGGCCCGGGCCGGAGCGGCGAAGTCGGCGCTCACCAAGCGGTTCGACGAAGAAGTCGCGCAGGCGCCCAAGTCATGA
- a CDS encoding aldo/keto reductase — protein MKYRTLGTDPATRREVSVLALGAMLFGSTTDEATSFAILDRYVEAGGNFVDTSDNYAFWVDGGQGGQSEELLGRWRRSRGVGDEIVFATKLGARPLAPGTSYTDNAEGLSAKAIRESAQRSRDRLGVGKLDLLYAHIDDHAVPQRETVEAFAELVAEGAVGLLGVSNQAMWRVERARALAAEAGLPGYEVLQYQHSHLRPRIDIPDDLFPDGSLGHAGPELFGYLRAEPGLTLVAYSPLLKGAYTRRDRPLPSDYDHPGTPARLAVLHEVARETGASVNQVVLARQLAGDLPIVPLAGASSVAQLEENLAAVDLELTEDQCSRLDAAH, from the coding sequence GTGAAGTACCGCACACTGGGCACGGATCCGGCCACCCGCCGCGAGGTCAGCGTCCTCGCCCTCGGGGCGATGCTGTTCGGTTCGACGACGGACGAGGCGACGTCCTTCGCCATCCTCGACCGGTACGTCGAGGCCGGCGGGAACTTCGTCGACACGTCCGACAACTACGCGTTCTGGGTGGACGGGGGCCAGGGCGGCCAGAGCGAGGAACTGCTCGGCAGGTGGCGGCGCAGCCGGGGCGTCGGCGACGAGATCGTCTTCGCGACCAAGCTCGGCGCCCGTCCGCTGGCCCCCGGCACCAGCTACACGGACAACGCGGAGGGCCTCTCGGCGAAGGCGATCCGCGAGTCGGCACAACGCAGCCGGGACCGGCTCGGCGTCGGGAAGCTGGATCTTCTCTACGCGCACATCGACGACCACGCCGTGCCGCAGCGCGAGACCGTCGAGGCCTTCGCCGAGCTGGTGGCCGAGGGCGCGGTCGGACTGCTCGGGGTGAGCAACCAGGCCATGTGGCGGGTGGAGCGGGCCCGTGCCCTGGCCGCCGAGGCCGGCCTGCCCGGTTACGAGGTGCTGCAGTACCAGCACAGTCATCTGCGCCCGCGCATCGACATCCCCGACGACCTCTTCCCCGACGGCAGCCTCGGGCACGCCGGCCCGGAGCTCTTCGGCTACCTGCGGGCGGAGCCCGGCCTGACGCTGGTCGCCTACTCCCCGCTGCTCAAGGGCGCGTACACCCGGCGGGACCGGCCCCTGCCGTCCGACTACGACCACCCGGGCACCCCGGCCAGGCTCGCCGTGCTGCACGAGGTCGCCCGGGAGACCGGTGCGAGCGTCAACCAGGTCGTGCTCGCACGCCAGTTGGCGGGGGACCTGCCGATCGTCCCGTTGGCCGGGGCGTCGTCGGTGGCGCAGCTGGAGGAGAACCTGGCCGCCGTCGACCTGGAGCTGACCGAGGACCAGTGCTCCCGGCTGGACGCGGCGCACTGA
- a CDS encoding ABC transporter ATP-binding protein encodes MTAAAPELHPAPVREADSGHLRLDALTKRFTGRSGTVTAVDSVGLDVEPGEFITLLGPSGCGKTTTLRMVAGFEESSSGSILLDGRAIDAMPPQRRPMAMVFQSYALFPHMTVAENIAYGMRLQRRSRDDIATSMRMAVTSMNLVGLEDRSPHELSGGQQQRVALARALVVQPKVLLFDEPLSNLDAKLRDAMRAEIRRIQKMFGITSLYVTHDQDEAMSMSDRIVVMNKGRVEQAATPGEIYARPASVFVADFIGRANFLEAAPESVGDGRATVSVLGRRLTVAAHPKVTAGATDTYLMVRPETVRLNAVTDGGTGIGAVLRSTFHGPTTDYEVETTGGTITVTEPGVDPREALTEGTNVDVVLDPDRAYLLTQG; translated from the coding sequence ATGACCGCCGCCGCGCCCGAACTCCACCCCGCGCCGGTGCGCGAGGCCGACAGCGGACACCTGCGGCTCGACGCGCTGACCAAGCGGTTCACCGGCCGCTCCGGCACGGTGACCGCCGTCGACAGCGTCGGTCTCGACGTCGAGCCCGGCGAGTTCATCACCCTGCTCGGTCCGTCCGGCTGCGGCAAGACCACCACGTTGCGGATGGTGGCCGGCTTCGAGGAGTCCTCCAGCGGCAGCATCCTGCTCGACGGCCGGGCCATCGACGCGATGCCCCCGCAGCGCAGGCCCATGGCGATGGTGTTCCAGAGCTACGCGCTGTTCCCGCACATGACGGTGGCGGAGAACATCGCCTACGGGATGCGGCTGCAGCGCCGGTCCCGCGACGACATCGCCACCAGCATGCGGATGGCCGTCACCAGCATGAACCTGGTCGGTCTGGAGGACCGCAGCCCGCACGAGCTGTCCGGCGGCCAGCAGCAGCGGGTGGCGCTCGCCCGCGCCCTGGTGGTGCAGCCGAAGGTGCTGCTGTTCGACGAGCCGCTGTCCAACCTGGACGCCAAGCTGCGGGACGCGATGCGGGCGGAGATCCGGCGCATCCAGAAGATGTTCGGCATCACCAGTCTCTACGTCACCCACGACCAGGACGAGGCGATGAGCATGTCCGACCGGATCGTGGTGATGAACAAGGGACGAGTGGAGCAGGCGGCGACGCCGGGCGAGATCTACGCGCGGCCGGCCAGTGTCTTCGTCGCCGACTTCATCGGCCGCGCCAACTTCCTCGAGGCGGCCCCGGAGAGCGTCGGCGACGGCCGGGCCACGGTGAGCGTGCTCGGCCGTCGGCTCACCGTCGCCGCGCACCCCAAGGTGACGGCCGGCGCGACCGACACGTATCTGATGGTGCGTCCGGAGACCGTCAGGCTGAACGCCGTCACCGACGGCGGCACCGGGATCGGCGCGGTCCTGCGCTCCACGTTCCACGGTCCGACCACCGACTACGAGGTGGAGACGACCGGCGGCACCATCACCGTCACCGAACCGGGCGTCGACCCCCGGGAGGCGCTGACGGAGGGCACCAACGTCGACGTCGTCCTCGACCCGGACCGGGCCTACCTGCTCACCCAGGGATAG
- a CDS encoding GntR family transcriptional regulator has protein sequence MHFALDRTSPVPLYHQLARQLEKAIERGVLAPGDLLGNEIDLSTRLGLSRPTVRQGIQSLVDKGLLVRRRGVGTQVVHSQVKRPLELSSLYDDLEAAGQGPTTRVVRNERVPATADVAAALAVAEGSEVTLLERLRATHGQPVAFLSNYLPSALPDFGTGRLESTGLYRLLRTAGVTLHSARQTVGARAATAEEAALLDETEGAALLTMRRTAYDDSGRAVEYGTHIYRASRYAFDFQLLVRP, from the coding sequence CTGCACTTCGCACTCGACCGCACCAGCCCGGTGCCGCTCTACCACCAGCTCGCCCGGCAGTTGGAGAAGGCGATCGAGCGGGGGGTGCTCGCCCCGGGCGATCTGCTGGGCAACGAGATCGACCTGTCGACCCGGCTCGGGCTGTCCCGCCCGACGGTCCGCCAGGGGATCCAGTCGCTCGTCGACAAGGGGCTGCTGGTGCGCCGGCGCGGCGTCGGCACGCAGGTGGTGCACAGCCAGGTGAAGCGGCCGCTGGAGCTCAGCAGCCTGTACGACGACCTGGAGGCGGCCGGCCAGGGACCGACGACGCGCGTCGTGCGCAACGAGCGGGTGCCGGCGACCGCGGACGTCGCCGCCGCGCTGGCCGTCGCGGAGGGCAGCGAGGTCACGCTCCTGGAGCGGCTGCGCGCCACGCACGGGCAGCCGGTGGCGTTCCTGTCCAACTACCTGCCTTCGGCGCTGCCCGACTTCGGCACCGGGCGCCTGGAGTCGACGGGCCTGTACCGGCTGCTGCGCACCGCGGGCGTCACCCTGCACAGCGCCCGCCAGACGGTGGGCGCGCGCGCCGCCACCGCCGAGGAGGCCGCCCTCCTCGACGAGACGGAGGGGGCGGCCCTGCTGACCATGCGGCGTACCGCGTACGACGACAGCGGCCGGGCGGTCGAGTACGGGACGCACATCTACCGCGCGTCCCGGTACGCGTTCGACTTCCAGCTGCTGGTCAGACCGTGA
- a CDS encoding response regulator transcription factor codes for MTASAQTAARPTVLVVDDEPQMTIIIEFALQTQGFTVLTAHDGATALNLLRHHAVDLVVLDVMMPAMDGLTLCGRIRARSDVPVMLLTALSRHDDVIAGLEHGADDYVTKPFHPREVALRAQALVRRHRRGSGGAVRVGRLVIDPAAQSATLAGRRLDLPFTEFKLLCHLASRRGVPQSWQDLLREVWGATDLLGGRDVVKSTVYRLRSRLAGVPGGSAYLRTLRGVGYLMPDLPVEDDENSAGGEGVTGDADGPGEEPQ; via the coding sequence ATGACGGCCTCGGCGCAGACCGCTGCCCGGCCGACCGTGCTGGTCGTCGACGACGAGCCGCAGATGACGATCATCATCGAGTTCGCCCTGCAGACGCAGGGGTTCACCGTGCTCACCGCGCACGACGGGGCGACCGCGCTGAACCTGCTGCGTCACCACGCCGTCGACCTGGTCGTGCTGGACGTGATGATGCCCGCGATGGACGGGCTCACCCTGTGCGGGCGGATCCGGGCGCGGTCGGACGTCCCGGTCATGCTGCTCACCGCGCTGTCCCGGCACGACGACGTGATCGCGGGCCTGGAACACGGCGCCGACGACTACGTGACCAAGCCCTTCCACCCGCGTGAGGTGGCGCTGCGCGCCCAGGCCCTGGTGCGCCGGCACCGCCGGGGCAGCGGCGGCGCGGTGCGGGTGGGCCGTCTGGTGATCGACCCGGCGGCGCAGTCGGCGACGCTGGCCGGGCGCCGGCTGGACCTGCCGTTCACGGAGTTCAAGCTGCTGTGCCACCTGGCCTCCCGCCGGGGTGTGCCGCAGTCCTGGCAGGACCTGCTGCGGGAGGTGTGGGGCGCCACGGACCTGCTGGGCGGACGGGACGTGGTCAAGTCCACGGTGTACCGGCTGCGTTCACGGCTGGCCGGCGTGCCCGGCGGCTCGGCGTACCTGCGCACCCTGCGCGGCGTCGGCTATCTGATGCCGGACCTGCCCGTGGAGGACGACGAGAACAGCGCGGGCGGCGAGGGCGTCACGGGCGACGCGGACGGTCCCGGCGAGGAGCCGCAGTAG
- a CDS encoding ABC transporter permease produces the protein MTTKLSGHAPSPSAPYGPSAPTAPTGAAVPRSRRRPDLGVRILIIAVALLVVIGSAVPLVAVLATAFAPDALPRYAEFFTSWVDLVVLRNTLVLGTLVGVCGTALGFLFAFVQARLDVPGKKILHVVALLPIVSPPFAIATATVVLYGRRGVVSNGVFGLEYDIYGLDGLVFVLSLSLFPVAYLGLLGMLRGLDPALEEAAMNMGASRWRILRTVILPLVAPGLVAPFLLLFVEAIADLANPLVLGGDYTVLAGRAYLAVTGEYDITGASVYCVILLVPSLAMYFGQRRWMNRKVRTTITGRPSGSVHLIGGWARWPFYGLALLAAAVILSLYGTVIMGSMTRVFGVDNTFTLDYLEEVVAGVGVEAVLDTLKFAAIATPVAGIVGLVIAWLVVRHLDRTAWLLDLGGTLGVAVPGTVLGIGFVLAYRPDRWIGPVHALPSLVGGSAVAGGAVAIVLAYIVRSVPAGQRTAVGSLTQLHPYIEQASTDLGASPLQTFRRVTLPLIRPALLTGLSYSFARSMTSVSTIVLLVTPQTKIITSQVLSAAGTGRYGVAFAYCTVLTVLVLAGFAVIRVLVGAGAALQRTATSERQKS, from the coding sequence ATGACCACGAAGCTCTCCGGCCACGCGCCGTCCCCGTCCGCCCCCTACGGCCCGTCCGCCCCGACCGCCCCGACCGGGGCGGCGGTGCCGCGCAGCCGCCGCCGGCCCGATCTGGGCGTGCGGATCCTGATCATCGCCGTCGCCCTGCTGGTGGTGATCGGCTCGGCGGTTCCCCTGGTCGCGGTGCTCGCCACCGCCTTCGCACCCGACGCGCTGCCGCGCTACGCGGAGTTCTTCACCTCGTGGGTCGACCTGGTCGTGCTGCGCAACACCCTGGTGCTCGGCACGCTCGTCGGGGTCTGCGGCACGGCGCTCGGCTTCCTGTTCGCGTTCGTCCAGGCCCGGCTCGACGTGCCGGGAAAGAAGATCCTGCACGTCGTCGCCCTGCTGCCGATCGTCAGCCCGCCCTTCGCGATCGCCACGGCCACGGTCGTGCTGTACGGGCGGCGCGGCGTCGTCAGCAACGGCGTGTTCGGCCTGGAGTACGACATCTACGGCCTCGACGGGCTGGTGTTCGTGCTGTCCCTGTCGCTCTTCCCCGTGGCGTATCTGGGGCTCCTCGGCATGCTGCGGGGGCTGGACCCGGCGCTGGAGGAGGCGGCCATGAACATGGGCGCCTCCCGGTGGCGGATCCTGCGCACGGTGATCCTGCCGCTGGTGGCGCCGGGGCTGGTCGCGCCGTTCCTGCTGCTGTTCGTGGAGGCGATCGCCGACCTGGCCAACCCGCTGGTGCTGGGCGGCGACTACACCGTACTGGCCGGCCGCGCATATCTGGCGGTCACCGGCGAGTACGACATCACGGGCGCCTCGGTGTACTGCGTGATCCTGCTGGTGCCGTCGCTGGCGATGTACTTCGGGCAGCGGCGGTGGATGAACCGGAAGGTGCGCACCACCATCACCGGCCGGCCCTCCGGCAGCGTCCATCTGATCGGCGGCTGGGCCAGGTGGCCGTTCTACGGTCTGGCGCTGCTGGCCGCCGCGGTGATCCTGAGCCTGTACGGCACCGTGATCATGGGATCCATGACCCGGGTGTTCGGCGTCGACAACACGTTCACCCTCGACTACCTCGAGGAGGTCGTCGCCGGGGTCGGCGTGGAGGCGGTGCTGGACACGCTCAAGTTCGCCGCCATCGCCACGCCCGTGGCGGGCATCGTCGGTCTGGTCATCGCCTGGCTCGTCGTGCGGCACCTGGACCGCACGGCCTGGCTGCTCGACCTCGGCGGCACGCTGGGCGTCGCCGTCCCCGGCACCGTGCTGGGCATCGGGTTCGTGCTGGCGTACCGGCCGGACCGGTGGATCGGCCCGGTGCACGCGCTGCCGAGCCTGGTCGGCGGGAGCGCTGTCGCCGGGGGCGCGGTCGCCATCGTGCTCGCGTACATCGTCCGCAGCGTTCCGGCCGGCCAGCGCACCGCGGTGGGCTCGCTCACCCAGCTGCACCCCTACATCGAACAGGCGTCGACGGACCTGGGGGCGAGCCCCCTGCAGACCTTCCGCCGGGTGACGCTCCCCCTCATCCGGCCGGCGCTGCTGACCGGGCTGAGCTACAGCTTCGCCCGGAGCATGACCTCCGTCTCCACGATCGTCCTGCTCGTCACCCCCCAGACGAAGATCATCACGTCGCAGGTCCTCAGTGCCGCCGGCACGGGCCGGTACGGCGTCGCCTTCGCCTACTGCACCGTGCTCACCGTGCTGGTGCTGGCGGGCTTCGCGGTGATCCGCGTCCTCGTCGGCGCCGGCGCCGCCCTGCAGCGCACCGCCACCTCCGAAAGGCAGAAGTCATGA